From a region of the Polyangium spumosum genome:
- a CDS encoding cytochrome c peroxidase, producing MTKSATFFASAAVLLSSMSGTALAQDKGALEDLGKYVFFDKISSPPRQACATCHVAKHGWTAGVAGVNKNGVVVPGADPKAAGRRKPPSSAYASFSPPFATLPKTMTIAVLSPEVACTNGFLPLCYGGAFWDGRAEGRDKPFKAPPNFTGEGAVAHVGSEIFSSLLFEDAYEGFLGPLADQALGPFPNDNEQNVPDGRDHGLPGAEAVCLHVASSDYAPLYTMAWGEPINCRIPDIAFKRVALALAAWQHSDEVNSFSSKRDMAARTIDAQGREVLALPFSSLTPEENLGHDLFYGRNDSGLNPELKAARCNACHSSGESAFLGPALASKGDELDQIYSDFAYHSIGLPPNCDATNYDPDGGDAGILSHADPSAVYDELDPDATPFAGHFKTPTLRNVDKRQGKGFPKAYMHNGYFKTLEQVVHFYNTSVLLRDHVSCPPCTTAEEAMERGCWPEPEFNIDNAAENLGLIGDLELTEQQEAALVAYLRTLSDTLTVDPPKPFKGKPKGQGKGKGK from the coding sequence GTGACGAAAAGCGCGACGTTCTTCGCGTCCGCGGCGGTGCTGCTCTCGAGCATGAGCGGGACGGCCCTCGCCCAGGACAAAGGCGCGCTCGAAGACCTGGGAAAGTACGTCTTTTTCGACAAGATCTCGTCTCCGCCTCGCCAGGCTTGTGCGACGTGCCACGTCGCCAAGCACGGCTGGACGGCCGGCGTGGCCGGCGTCAACAAAAACGGCGTCGTGGTCCCCGGCGCCGACCCCAAGGCGGCCGGCCGGCGCAAGCCTCCGAGCAGCGCCTACGCGAGCTTCAGCCCGCCCTTCGCCACCCTGCCGAAGACCATGACCATCGCCGTGCTCTCGCCCGAGGTCGCGTGCACGAACGGCTTCTTGCCCCTCTGTTACGGCGGCGCCTTCTGGGACGGCCGCGCCGAGGGCCGCGACAAGCCCTTCAAGGCCCCGCCGAACTTCACGGGGGAGGGCGCGGTCGCGCACGTCGGCTCCGAGATCTTCAGCAGCCTCCTCTTCGAGGACGCCTACGAGGGTTTCCTCGGCCCGCTCGCGGATCAGGCGCTCGGGCCCTTCCCGAACGACAACGAGCAGAACGTACCCGACGGCAGGGATCACGGCCTGCCCGGCGCCGAGGCCGTCTGCTTGCACGTCGCGTCGTCCGATTATGCGCCTCTTTACACGATGGCCTGGGGCGAGCCGATCAACTGCCGCATCCCGGACATCGCCTTCAAGCGCGTCGCGCTCGCGCTCGCGGCCTGGCAGCACTCCGACGAGGTGAACTCGTTCAGCTCGAAGCGCGACATGGCCGCCCGGACCATCGACGCGCAGGGCCGGGAGGTCCTCGCGCTCCCCTTCAGCAGCCTGACCCCAGAGGAGAACCTGGGGCACGACCTGTTTTACGGGCGCAACGACTCGGGCCTGAACCCCGAGCTCAAGGCCGCGCGCTGCAATGCCTGCCACAGCAGCGGCGAGTCGGCCTTCCTCGGGCCCGCGCTGGCCTCGAAGGGCGACGAGCTCGACCAGATCTACAGCGATTTCGCCTATCACAGCATCGGGCTGCCGCCGAACTGCGACGCCACGAACTACGACCCCGATGGCGGCGACGCCGGCATCCTCTCGCACGCCGATCCGAGCGCCGTCTACGACGAGCTCGACCCGGACGCGACCCCCTTCGCCGGCCACTTCAAGACCCCCACCCTGCGCAACGTCGACAAGCGCCAGGGCAAGGGTTTCCCCAAGGCCTACATGCACAATGGGTACTTCAAGACCCTCGAGCAGGTGGTCCACTTCTACAACACCTCGGTCCTGCTCCGGGACCACGTGAGCTGCCCGCCCTGCACGACGGCCGAGGAGGCGATGGAAAGGGGTTGCTGGCCGGAGCCGGAGTTCAATATCGACAACGCGGCCGAGAACCTGGGCCTCATCGGCGACCTCGAGCTCACCGAGCAGCAAGAGGCCGCGCTCGTGGCGTACCTGAGGACACTCTCCGATACCCTCACCGTGGATCCGCCGAAGCCCTTCAAGGGCAAGCCCAAGGGACAGGGCAAGGGCAAGGGCAAGTGA
- a CDS encoding HAD family hydrolase, with protein MRPTVLLFDIDGTLIDSGGAGRRSMERAFERVIGRADACAHFSFDGMTDRAIVRSGLDASGERVDEPAIDRVLGAYLEALAAEVAASTGYTTHPGVDLVLDRAAAHSHIALGLGTGNVRDGARIKLDRARLFDRFSFGGFGCDAEDRAAILAAGARRGAEQLRRDLHDCRVVVIGDTPKDVAAALAIGAESLAVATGRFVPGELGRAGATFVCDNLLSPGAFAMLFPDA; from the coding sequence GTGCGTCCCACCGTCCTCCTCTTCGACATCGACGGCACCCTCATCGACTCCGGCGGCGCGGGCCGCCGCTCCATGGAGCGCGCCTTCGAGCGCGTCATCGGCCGGGCCGACGCGTGCGCTCACTTCTCCTTCGACGGCATGACCGATCGCGCCATCGTCCGCTCGGGCCTCGACGCCTCCGGCGAGCGCGTGGACGAGCCGGCCATCGACCGCGTCCTCGGCGCCTACCTCGAGGCCCTCGCCGCCGAGGTCGCCGCCTCCACCGGGTACACCACCCACCCCGGCGTCGACCTCGTCCTCGATCGCGCCGCGGCGCATTCCCACATCGCCCTCGGCCTCGGCACCGGCAATGTCCGGGACGGCGCGCGCATCAAGCTCGATCGCGCCCGCCTCTTCGATCGTTTCTCCTTCGGCGGCTTCGGCTGCGACGCCGAGGACCGCGCCGCGATCCTCGCGGCCGGCGCGCGGCGCGGAGCGGAGCAACTCCGCCGCGATCTCCATGATTGTCGCGTCGTCGTCATCGGCGACACACCCAAGGACGTCGCGGCGGCCCTCGCCATCGGGGCCGAGTCGCTCGCCGTCGCCACGGGCAGGTTCGTCCCGGGAGAGCTCGGCCGGGCCGGCGCCACGTTCGTCTGCGACAACCTTCTTTCGCCCGGGGCCTTCGCAATGCTCTTCCCCGACGCCTAG